A region of the Candidatus Binataceae bacterium genome:
GCCTCGACCGCCGGTCCTCCGACGTACGAGCAAGTCTCCATCAGATTGGCGAGCTCGGGTCCGACGGTACCTGCGATTTCGCGATTCTGCGCGGCGAGGTCAACGAACTTTATGGTCATCTGCCAAGGTCCTCTTTGATTGCATCCGTGGCCCAAGCGCGCGCATCCGCGCCGGCTGTCCCACTGCGAGCTCGCCGGCGGGAACGTCATGGGTGACGATCGCCCCCGCCGCGACCATCGCGCCCGCGCCGATTTCGATGCCGCACATAATGATCGCGCCGCTGCCGATCGACGCGCCGCGGCGGATAATCGTGCGTTCCATCAGCCAGTCGTCCTCGGTCTGCAGGCTGCCGCCCGGGTTGGTCGCGCGCGGAAAGCGGTCGTTGATAAACACGACGCCATGTCCGATAAACACGCCGTCCTCGATGGTCACGCCCGAGCAGATAAAGCTGTGACTGGAAACTTTGCATCGCGCGCCGATCGTCGCGTCGCGCTGAACTTCGACGAACGCGCCGATCCGTGTGTCGTCGCCGACGACGCATCCGTAGAGATTCACGAACGGCGCAAGCCGCACGCGCGCACCCAGGCGCACGTCGGGCGCGACGCAAGCATGAGGCGTCAGCTGCTCGCCCTCAGTGCTCATTGCGCACCGTGCCGTCCGAATCGATCGCGACCGGCCGCCCGCCCATCTTGAGCGACTGATTGGCGGCTTCGAGCACGCTCACCACGCGCCATCCGCTCATCCCGTCGGTCGCCGGTGTCGAACCCGCGTTGATACAATCGACGAAGTGCTCACATTCGACGCGCAGCGGCTCGACTTCCTCGATGCGCGGAATATGGATATCGCCATAGCGATACGAGAGCTGAAAATCGCCGAAGGTGTCGTAGCGCGGCAGGACGGTGACGCCCTTGTCGTAGACGCGAATTTTCTCCTGCAGCGCCGTGTCGTCGTACACCAGCATCTTGCGCGAGCCGACCACGGTCGTGCGCCTGATCTTGTTGGGATCGAGCCAGCTCACGTGGATGAACGCGATCTGGTTATGGTCGAAATGGAGCGCCAGTAGCGCTACGTCTTCGATATCGGTGCGGCAATGACTCTGGCCCTGGCACGAGACCGCCTGCGGCATCCGGCCCATCAGCTTGAGCGTGATCGACACGTCGTGCGTGGCAAGATCCCACACCACGTTGACGTCGCGCTGGAAGAGTCCGAGGTTGGCGCGGGTCGAGCTGATGTAGAAGATATCGCCGAGCTCGCCCGCGTCGATTAGTTCGCGGATTTTCAGCACTGGCGCGCTGTACTCGAACGTATGCCCGACCATCAGGGTCAGCCCGTCGCGCCGTGCGCGCTCGAGCAGCCCAAGCGATTCCTCGGCTGAGGTGGCCAGCGGCTTTTCAATCAACACCGCCTTGCCCGCGTCGAGCAGTTGCATCCCGATCGGGTAGTGAGTGCTGATCGGCGTGGCGACGACGGCGGCTTCGATCTCGGGATCGTCGAGCACGCTGTCGAGGTCGGCCGTCGTTTCGACGCCCGGGTAGAGCCTGGCGATACTGTCGCGGCGGTCCTGGCTCAGATCGCAGCATACGATGCGATCGGCGCACTTGAGCTGATTCAGGTTGCGGACCCAGTTGGGTCCCCAGTAGCCGAGCCCGACTACGGCGATGCCGCTGACATGCCGGGGGCGACTGATCACGGTCGAAGGAAGGGCGGAAGTAGTCGAGCGTTCAAGCCTCACTTGTCTCTCCTGTGCCCAAGAATTGGCGCACGATCTGCGGTACGGGGTTGCGTTTCGAATTTAAAACCACGCCAGCTACGGGGCGGCCCGCGCCATTTAGCGCGCGCACCGTGGTGACGAGGTCGGAGCGTTCGGTATGGCCGTAGCGCACGACCAGCACGATCGGATCGTCTTCGCGCGCAAGGCCGAGGGTTGCGGGATCGAGCCGGAGCACGCCGAGGTCGACGATCGCGACCGGATAGTCGCTGATAATCGCATCGAGCTCGCTCGCCACCTGCGCCATCCGCTCGGGCGACTTCGCGACGCAGGTCGCCAGCTCCATCCGGGCAAGCCCGGTGCGCACGATAAAGTTGCCCGTGGGCGAGTCGGCGATAATCCGCGGATCGGGCGCGCCTTCCTGGCCGATCAGCTGGCGCAGCGTCGGATGCCGCAGATGCGCATCGACGAGCAGGGTGCGCATCCCGAGCCGCTGGCTCAGATCGACGGCGAGCGCGACGGCCACGCTCGACGCGCCGTCGCCGGGACGGCATCCGCTGATCAGCATCCGGACCGGCTTCCGAACCGTGGCGGCAGGTGCGACGCGCTCGGTGATACGCTGGATCGATCGCGCGCGCGAAAGCCGCGCCGCGACCGCATGCACCGCCGGCACCGCCGTGATAAGCGGCGCGACGTCCTCGGGCATCTCGTGCAACTCCTCGGTCGCACGGCGGCCGACATGCGGGTTGGATTGGGCAGACCGGTTGAACGCTTCAAAATACTTGCTCATCGCGATTCTCCGTTACCGCTGCCAGGGGCGGGAATGAGCGTGACCGTCTGGCCGGGAAAAATGACATTTGAATCACTGATTTGCGGGTTTGCGTGCATCAGGCGCGAAACGCCTGCGGCGTCGCCACTGCCGAGGTAGTTTCTGGCGATCGAGCTCAGCGTGTCGCCCGCTTGCACGACGACTCCCGCCGGCTCTACCGACGCATTGCTGGCCTCGGCGCGCGGCGAGTCGGCGGCCGCAGGACTGCTCGGCGCCGACAGCGCAAGCTGCGCCTGGCGAGCGGATTCGCTTTGGCTGTCGTCGCTCGCCGAACGACTTGACGCGGAAGCTGGACTTGCCGATTGCGATTGGGCGATCGCCCTTTCCTGCGGCCGATATTCTTGTGCGCCCGTGGAGTCGAACCGTGCACGAAAGTCGCCGTTCGCGACGAGATACCATCCGCCCAGCACCGCAGCCGCCGAGACTCCCGCCGCCGCGATTAGCGCAGCGCCTCGCCGCCGCGACGAGCCGGTCACGGTTGGCTCATTGCTTTCGACTTCCACCGAATCGCCCGTGTCGCAGGCGCCGCGCAGGTTGTCGTAGTCCGCAACGGCCGCGTCGACGTCGGACGCGCGGACCCGGCGATGGCCCTCGGCGTACGCCGTCATCATCGCGTTATGGCAGAGGATATTGATTCGCCGCGGCAATCCCTCGGCGCTTACGAGCACACGGTTCAGCGCGCGGCTCGTGAAAACCCGTCGCATCTCTGCGCCGGCAGCGCGCATTCGATGCTCGATATAGGCCGCGCTTTCCTCGCTGCTGAGTGGATTAAGAAAGGCGCGCGCACCGATTCGCTGATTGAGTGCGCGAAAACGTGGACGTTTAAGCCGCTCGATCAGCTCCGGCTGTCCGACCAGCACGAGTTTGAGCGGCGCCAGCGCACCGGCGCCGAGATTCGACAGCAGCCTGAGTTCGTCGAGCACTTCGTCGCTCAGCGCCTGTGCTTCGTCGAAAACCACCGCCGCGCGCCCCTCGGGAGCAAGCGCCGCGAGCAGATCGCGAATCGCGCGCAGCAGACTGAAGCGGTCGAGACCCGACGGCGCGGCGCCAAGTTGCTCGGCGATATGGCGAAGCATCTCGGGATACGAAAGCCCGGGATCGCTGACGCACGCGACGCGCACGTCGCGCCATCCGCGAGACACCAGCGCCTGTACCAGCGTGGTCTTGCCCGCGCCGACTTCGCCCGCGAGCATCGTCAGCCCGCTCGGCTCGCTAAGCCCCCATTCGAGGGCCGCGAGACCTTCGCGATGCCCCATGCCGAGGTAGAGAGACTGCGCAGGAGCGGTGGGGCCGAAGGGCGGCTCCTTGAGTCCGAAGTGCGAAAGATACATGCCCTGTTACATCTCGTCCGGGAGCACCGCGAGCGTGGAGAGGCCGGTGTATTCACGAATGGCTTGCGCCGAGTAAATGCGCTGATCGCGCCATTCCTCGAAGAACGCCGCCGCAAGCCCGAGCACAAAGCCCAGTGCGATTGCCGCTATAAAGTTCAGCGCGACGTTGGGAAAGATCGGCAGCAGCGGATCCGTCGGCGCCTGCACGATACTGACGTTCAAAATCCGATGCTGATTGAGTGCTTCGGCGGCCCGCGCCTCTTCGCCCTTGCGGATGTAAGAAAGATACGCGTCCTTGTCGGCGTCGACTTGCCGCTGCAGGCGCTCGATCGTCACGCCGTCGGTGGTGAGCGAGTTCATCCGCTGGCGATTACGGTCGAGCTCGGAGGTGAGCGTGTCGCGGCTCGCTGCGAGTGCCGCAACCTGGGTGCGCGATTGCGCCAGTTCTGCATCGAGGGCGGCCCAGGTCGGATTGATGTCGTTGGTCGATTCCTGGACTTCGGTGTGATTCTCGCGACTGAGTATCCTGCGCGCCGCGTCGAGCTTGGCATCGATATCGCGAATCCGCTGGCTGGTCGGCTGGTAGCGGCTCAGCAGCTCGGCGCGCTCCGCTTCCATCTGAAGGACCTGCGGCTTGAGCTGCGACAGCGCCAGGTTCTGGACCACGCGCGACTCCTTGAGCGTGTAATGGGGCGTTTCTTTGAGCTGCGCGTCGAGCGAGCTTATCTGCTGCGTGGCGCCGCTCAGCTGGCTCAGGGTTTTTCGATATTCAGTATCGAGCGTGTAGTACTCGAGCACCGACTGCGACTTCTGATCGCCGAGGCTCATGATCCCGGTCTGGATCTGCGCGGCCCGCAGCGCTTCTTCCGAATGATGCAGTTTGTCGCGCAGCAGGTTGGCCTGGGCCTCGAAGAAGCTCTCGGCCTGCGGATCGTGCGAGACCCGCGCGTGCAGCGCGAGATACGCGTCCATCAGGCGGCGCAGGAATTTTTGCGACCAAGCCGCATCGTGGGCGCGGAAGACGACTTCGATCACGTTCGAGCGATTGATAAGCGAGACCCGCACATGGCTCTGGAGCTTCAGGATTTCCGCGTCATGGTCGGTAAGATGCGGCATCCGATGCAGCGCGCCGTACATAAAACCCGGGATCCCGGTAACGAGGCCGAGCGCGCGCGAGGCCTGCTGCGCCGGACCGCCCTCGGCCGGTGCCTCTTCACCTTCGAGGGCGTCTTCGATGAGATATGGATTAGTCAGTATCTCGACTTCGGAGTTGAGCTCTTCCTCGGTCACGGGATTGGCAATGTTGCGCGGCGTGTCGACGTCCTGCGTCACGCCCGGCGAGGACAGAATTGACGCGGCGTTGGGCAGCACCAGTACCTTGCTGCGCGACTCGTAAAGCGGCGGCCAGATGAGCGAGCCGGCCGCGACGATCCCGACCACGAACAGCATCACGCGTTGAATCAACGTCCGGCGGCGGAATATCACTTCGATCCAGTATTGAATGTCACGCATAAACTGTTCTTCCCGCGTCACGGAATTGGCGACAGCGAGAGATAAGGTTCGATCGGCAGCAAGTCGCGCACGTACTGCTTGATCGCGAGGTCGGCGTTAGCGATACCGCTGCGCGGCACGTAAACCACGTCGGCGGGCAACAGGGCCATGTCGTCGCTGCCGGGCTTGCCGCGGTCGAGCGCCTTGAGATTGATAGGAGTCTCGTCGATATTGCCGCAGGCGTCGCGCCGCGCGACGACGACATTGGCCGGCCCAGCCTCCGGGGTAAGGCCCCCGGCGGCCGAGATCGCCTGCGCCGCCGTCATCCCGGGATGCATCGGGAATTCGCCGGGCTTGGTCACCTGGCCTGCCACGTAGATCACCCGGCCGGGCATCGAGGTGACCAGCACCGAGGCTTCGGGAAAGCGCAGCTCGGTCGAGTACGCCTTATCGAGCATCGAGGCGAGCTCGTCGGTGGTGCGCCCGCCGGCCTGCAGGTCGCCGACCAGCTTCAGGCTGATAATACCGTCGGGACGGACAGTAATTTCCTTTTGATCAAACTCAGGACTGAGATAGAAAGATATAGACAGTTGATCGCCGGGTTGAATTATATAGTGAGATTGATCGCCGCTTTGGTCGGAAATACTAGGTAAAGCACTTAAGCATAATTTACTAGATGGAGCAGCGGCGGCGGATTTGATGTCCCCATTTGAAGCAGTCGATGCGCACGCGGCGAAGCCCAACGTGCACACGAGGAAGCCAATGGAAATCATCTTCATATCCATCATTATGATTCATATGAGATCATCCTGTCGCCCTTTGGCACTGTGTTGTTAACTTGCCGAACGTCGAGTGATGTTACTGAGTAACTCAACTCGGTGGGCGATTGGCTAATGCCTGCAGATTCATCAGTTCGTCCCAGTCAAGACATTGAGAAGTAGCAACTGAGCAAAACGCTTACATAGTCGTGGAGTATATTGAGGTGATAACGTTGCCCAACATAGCGAGGCGAAGAATAGATCTGACCAGGGATTGGAGAACGGATGTCGGTCGCGCAACTCGCATCGCGATCCTGCTCCTGGCTGCGTCCGCGGTCGTCGGGACGTGACCCGCGGTTTGCGCCGATCAGACCGAGCCGGGCGCTGGCAACTCGGTGGCGCAGATGCTTGCCGCGAAGTCACCGTTCGTGCAATCCGCCTACAAGCTAATCGTGACCCGGGGGCATCAGATCAAGGACGAGAGCATCCGCAGCGCGATCCTCGATGCGTTCGCGAACGAGCGCACCTGCGTGAAGCATCGCGCGGGACTTTCAGATGCAAACAAGACAAAGATCGTGGCTGAGCTCAAGAGCGCGGGGCTTATCGATGGTGCCGACGGTGCAATGTTTCCGGGCTGCGTGATCGCCGGCATATTTCCCGCGCTCGTCGACGACGGCGGCGCGTTCCCTCGTCTGCCGATGCGTTTCTTTGCCAAGCCAGGCAGTTTGTTCCACGGGCATCATTCAACCTTGTCTTTCGTAGTCCCGTGGGTCTTATGCCGATATCGGCATAACACACATTATGCCGACTTCCGGATTATGCCGCGTTTTTCAAACGGGTCAGCGTGGCTCATGGGGCGCGCGCGAGAGATGTCGGCATAATTAGAGCCCTTCGAGGAAGGCGAGCATCTCATCGGTTGGGCGATCGCGACCGGGCGCGAGTGCAACTGGCTGCGTTTTCGCCATCGCTTTTTCCTTCAGCTCGATATCGGCGTGGACGTACATTTGAGTGCTTTCGACGGACTCGTGTCCGAGCCAGAGCGCGATCACGGTTCGATCGACACCGTTCTGGAGTAGCTGCATCGCAGCGCAGTGGCGCAGCACGTGGGGTGTTACGCGCTTCCCTTTGAGGGTTGGGCAGGTCCTGGCAGCCAACTCGACATGCTTGCGAACGATCCGCTCGACGGCATCGCGGCTGAACCGATCGC
Encoded here:
- a CDS encoding polysaccharide biosynthesis/export family protein → MISIGFLVCTLGFAACASTASNGDIKSAAAAPSSKLCLSALPSISDQSGDQSHYIIQPGDQLSISFYLSPEFDQKEITVRPDGIISLKLVGDLQAGGRTTDELASMLDKAYSTELRFPEASVLVTSMPGRVIYVAGQVTKPGEFPMHPGMTAAQAISAAGGLTPEAGPANVVVARRDACGNIDETPINLKALDRGKPGSDDMALLPADVVYVPRSGIANADLAIKQYVRDLLPIEPYLSLSPIP
- a CDS encoding acyltransferase; amino-acid sequence: MSTEGEQLTPHACVAPDVRLGARVRLAPFVNLYGCVVGDDTRIGAFVEVQRDATIGARCKVSSHSFICSGVTIEDGVFIGHGVVFINDRFPRATNPGGSLQTEDDWLMERTIIRRGASIGSGAIIMCGIEIGAGAMVAAGAIVTHDVPAGELAVGQPARMRALGPRMQSKRTLADDHKVR
- a CDS encoding GumC family protein, with the translated sequence MRDIQYWIEVIFRRRTLIQRVMLFVVGIVAAGSLIWPPLYESRSKVLVLPNAASILSSPGVTQDVDTPRNIANPVTEEELNSEVEILTNPYLIEDALEGEEAPAEGGPAQQASRALGLVTGIPGFMYGALHRMPHLTDHDAEILKLQSHVRVSLINRSNVIEVVFRAHDAAWSQKFLRRLMDAYLALHARVSHDPQAESFFEAQANLLRDKLHHSEEALRAAQIQTGIMSLGDQKSQSVLEYYTLDTEYRKTLSQLSGATQQISSLDAQLKETPHYTLKESRVVQNLALSQLKPQVLQMEAERAELLSRYQPTSQRIRDIDAKLDAARRILSRENHTEVQESTNDINPTWAALDAELAQSRTQVAALAASRDTLTSELDRNRQRMNSLTTDGVTIERLQRQVDADKDAYLSYIRKGEEARAAEALNQHRILNVSIVQAPTDPLLPIFPNVALNFIAAIALGFVLGLAAAFFEEWRDQRIYSAQAIREYTGLSTLAVLPDEM
- a CDS encoding Gfo/Idh/MocA family oxidoreductase codes for the protein MRLERSTTSALPSTVISRPRHVSGIAVVGLGYWGPNWVRNLNQLKCADRIVCCDLSQDRRDSIARLYPGVETTADLDSVLDDPEIEAAVVATPISTHYPIGMQLLDAGKAVLIEKPLATSAEESLGLLERARRDGLTLMVGHTFEYSAPVLKIRELIDAGELGDIFYISSTRANLGLFQRDVNVVWDLATHDVSITLKLMGRMPQAVSCQGQSHCRTDIEDVALLALHFDHNQIAFIHVSWLDPNKIRRTTVVGSRKMLVYDDTALQEKIRVYDKGVTVLPRYDTFGDFQLSYRYGDIHIPRIEEVEPLRVECEHFVDCINAGSTPATDGMSGWRVVSVLEAANQSLKMGGRPVAIDSDGTVRNEH
- a CDS encoding AAA family ATPase, whose translation is MYLSHFGLKEPPFGPTAPAQSLYLGMGHREGLAALEWGLSEPSGLTMLAGEVGAGKTTLVQALVSRGWRDVRVACVSDPGLSYPEMLRHIAEQLGAAPSGLDRFSLLRAIRDLLAALAPEGRAAVVFDEAQALSDEVLDELRLLSNLGAGALAPLKLVLVGQPELIERLKRPRFRALNQRIGARAFLNPLSSEESAAYIEHRMRAAGAEMRRVFTSRALNRVLVSAEGLPRRINILCHNAMMTAYAEGHRRVRASDVDAAVADYDNLRGACDTGDSVEVESNEPTVTGSSRRRGAALIAAAGVSAAAVLGGWYLVANGDFRARFDSTGAQEYRPQERAIAQSQSASPASASSRSASDDSQSESARQAQLALSAPSSPAAADSPRAEASNASVEPAGVVVQAGDTLSSIARNYLGSGDAAGVSRLMHANPQISDSNVIFPGQTVTLIPAPGSGNGESR